In Nocardioides sp. JQ2195, a genomic segment contains:
- the gcvT gene encoding glycine cleavage system aminomethyltransferase GcvT translates to MSDASLLRSPLHDRHVALGAKFSEFGGWSMPLEYATGVVKEHTAVRESVGIFDVSHLGKAMVTGPGAAAYVNATLSNDLAKIEPGKAQYTLCCDDETGGIVDDLIAYYQDDEHILLVPNAANTAEVVRRLRATAPDGVKITDHHEEYAVLAVQGTKSDEVLSAVGLPVGHDYMSFVEADFKGSGVVVCRTGYTGERGYELIAKNDVVGALWDALMEAGEQFGILAAGLGARDTLRTEMGYPLHGQDISLDVTPSEGRVGWAVGWKKDAFWGRDVLLAKKEKGVDRILRGLLAVGRGIPRPGMSVRLTADVPLADITSGTFSPTLRKGIGMALLPKFVEEGSEVSVDVRGRREIFTVVKPPFVDTSVRES, encoded by the coding sequence ATGTCTGATGCCTCCCTCCTCAGGTCCCCGCTCCACGATCGCCACGTCGCCCTGGGCGCCAAGTTCTCCGAGTTCGGTGGCTGGTCGATGCCGTTGGAATACGCGACCGGAGTGGTCAAGGAGCACACCGCCGTCCGCGAGTCCGTCGGCATCTTCGACGTCAGCCACCTCGGCAAGGCCATGGTCACCGGGCCCGGCGCTGCGGCGTACGTGAATGCCACGCTCTCCAACGACCTCGCCAAGATCGAGCCCGGCAAGGCCCAGTACACGCTCTGCTGCGACGACGAGACCGGCGGGATCGTCGACGACCTGATCGCCTACTACCAGGACGACGAGCACATCCTGCTGGTCCCCAACGCGGCCAACACCGCCGAGGTCGTACGCCGGTTGCGGGCCACCGCGCCCGACGGGGTGAAGATCACCGACCACCATGAGGAGTACGCAGTCCTCGCCGTGCAGGGCACCAAGTCCGACGAGGTGCTCAGTGCAGTGGGGCTGCCTGTCGGCCACGACTACATGTCATTCGTCGAAGCCGACTTCAAGGGGTCGGGTGTGGTGGTGTGCCGCACCGGCTACACCGGCGAGCGGGGCTACGAGCTGATCGCCAAGAACGACGTCGTCGGCGCACTCTGGGACGCACTGATGGAGGCCGGCGAGCAGTTCGGCATCCTCGCTGCCGGCCTGGGCGCCCGCGACACCTTGCGCACCGAGATGGGCTACCCGCTGCACGGCCAGGACATCTCGCTCGACGTCACGCCCAGCGAGGGCCGGGTCGGATGGGCCGTGGGCTGGAAGAAGGACGCTTTCTGGGGCCGCGACGTGCTGCTGGCCAAGAAGGAGAAGGGGGTCGACCGGATCCTGCGTGGCCTGCTCGCCGTGGGCCGTGGCATCCCGCGTCCGGGCATGTCGGTGCGACTGACGGCCGACGTCCCGCTGGCCGACATCACCTCCGGCACCTTCTCGCCCACCCTGAGGAAGGGCATCGGGATGGCGCTGCTGCCCAAGTTCGTCGAGGAGGGCTCCGAGGTGTCGGTCGACGTGCGAGGTCGCCGTGAGATCTTCACGGTGGTGAAGCCGCCGTTCGTGGACACCTCCGTCCGCGAGTCCTGA